In Desulfomonile tiedjei DSM 6799, a genomic segment contains:
- the pyrH gene encoding UMP kinase gives MKRSEGYRRALLKISGEAMSGERDYGFDKDGISRIARQIEIARNAGHELGIVIGGGNILRGREAASVGVPPLAADHMGMIATVLNGLALRWALEELSVKSRVMCAFPVGHFVEEADSEQAKDYLSKGFVVIFSGGTGNPCFTTDSAAALRAVEIDADVVIKATQVNGVYDKDPHVYPDAELYEYVTVEEALEKRLGIMDAAAIEILGRKRIPTIVLSLHENGNIQRALAGEKVGTLMVSA, from the coding sequence ATGAAGAGGAGTGAGGGATATCGCCGCGCTCTTCTGAAGATTTCCGGTGAAGCCATGTCCGGCGAACGTGACTATGGCTTCGACAAAGACGGGATTTCCCGTATAGCCCGACAGATCGAGATTGCACGGAATGCAGGCCATGAATTGGGAATCGTCATAGGAGGCGGCAATATTCTCCGCGGAAGAGAAGCTGCCTCCGTTGGGGTCCCTCCCCTTGCCGCGGATCACATGGGCATGATTGCCACAGTCCTGAACGGCCTGGCGCTGCGCTGGGCTCTTGAAGAATTGTCAGTGAAATCCCGCGTCATGTGCGCGTTTCCTGTCGGGCACTTTGTGGAAGAGGCCGATTCCGAACAAGCCAAAGATTATCTCAGCAAAGGGTTTGTCGTTATTTTTTCAGGTGGCACCGGTAATCCGTGTTTCACTACGGATTCTGCGGCTGCCTTGAGAGCAGTGGAGATCGATGCGGACGTCGTGATTAAGGCAACCCAGGTAAACGGGGTGTACGACAAAGATCCGCACGTGTATCCCGATGCCGAATTGTATGAATATGTTACTGTCGAGGAGGCTCTGGAAAAACGACTCGGCATTATGGATGCGGCAGCCATCGAGATCCTGGGACGAAAAAGAATTCCAACCATTGTCTTGAGTTTGCATGAGAATGGAAACATCCAGAGAGCGCTGGCTGGTGAGAAGGTCGGGACGTTGATGGTCTCGGCCTGA
- the frr gene encoding ribosome recycling factor, producing MIEDLIQEVKTSMDKSVEAFQKDIKRIRTGRASLALLDGIMVDYYGSSTPINQLATLSIPEARQIVIQPWDSQAVPDIEKAILKSELGLTPSNDGKLIRIVLPPLTAERRKELVKVVRKMSEEFKVQVRNHRRDANEMLKEMKKEKEISEDDMHKGQERVQKTTDDYIAKLDKVLAEKEAEIMEI from the coding sequence ATGATTGAAGACCTTATCCAGGAAGTAAAAACTTCCATGGACAAATCCGTGGAAGCGTTTCAGAAAGATATAAAAAGAATCCGCACCGGGCGTGCGTCACTGGCTCTCCTCGACGGAATCATGGTAGATTACTACGGTAGTTCAACTCCTATTAACCAATTGGCTACTCTTTCCATTCCCGAGGCTCGCCAAATAGTCATCCAGCCGTGGGACTCCCAAGCAGTCCCGGACATCGAGAAAGCCATTCTCAAATCTGAACTCGGTCTTACCCCCAGTAATGACGGTAAGTTGATTCGCATTGTGCTCCCTCCACTAACCGCGGAGCGCCGCAAGGAGCTGGTAAAAGTCGTGCGAAAAATGAGCGAGGAGTTCAAGGTTCAAGTACGGAATCACCGCCGGGACGCGAACGAGATGCTCAAAGAGATGAAAAAAGAAAAGGAAATCTCTGAAGACGACATGCACAAGGGTCAGGAGCGAGTTCAAAAAACTACGGACGATTACATCGCAAAACTGGATAAGGTACTGGCAGAAAAAGAAGCCGAAATTATGGAAATTTGA
- a CDS encoding isoprenyl transferase: protein MSFQTDSQSNFPRHVAIVMDGNGRWAKRRLLPRLEGHRQGAKSVRRAVEFCRRNGIEYLTLYAFSTENWKRPQGEVSGLMKLLMQFIDSELEEIHANDIRLMTIGDLKRLPPHVVEKIQAAIEKTSQNKSMVLNIALSYGGRQDIVNAVLQVHEAIQAGKIEQSEVTEETFEQYLDTASIPDPDLLIRTGGEQRLSNFLLWQSAYAELYFSTVLWPDFDDAEFMKAIEEYRSRQRRFGMISEQIEAEGRRS, encoded by the coding sequence ATGAGTTTCCAGACCGATTCGCAATCCAATTTCCCCCGGCATGTGGCAATTGTCATGGACGGAAACGGCCGGTGGGCCAAACGTCGATTGCTTCCTCGTTTGGAAGGCCACAGGCAGGGGGCAAAGTCCGTCCGCCGAGCCGTGGAATTCTGCAGACGAAACGGAATCGAATATCTCACGCTTTACGCGTTTTCCACGGAAAATTGGAAACGTCCCCAAGGCGAAGTATCCGGATTGATGAAGCTCCTTATGCAGTTCATAGATTCGGAACTGGAAGAAATCCACGCAAATGACATTCGACTGATGACCATAGGCGATTTGAAACGCCTGCCTCCCCATGTCGTAGAAAAGATACAGGCCGCGATTGAAAAAACCAGCCAAAATAAGTCTATGGTCCTGAACATAGCCTTGTCGTACGGGGGAAGACAGGACATCGTCAATGCCGTTCTTCAGGTGCACGAAGCGATTCAAGCAGGAAAGATAGAGCAATCTGAGGTGACGGAAGAAACATTCGAACAGTACCTCGACACGGCGAGTATCCCGGACCCGGACCTGCTGATTCGTACCGGAGGCGAGCAGCGACTCAGCAACTTTTTACTATGGCAGAGCGCGTACGCTGAGCTATACTTTTCCACCGTTCTTTGGCCCGATTTCGATGACGCGGAATTTATGAAGGCCATTGAGGAATATAGATCTCGGCAGCGCAGGTTCGGGATGATTTCCGAGCAGATAGAAGCCGAGGGGAGAAGGTCCTGA
- a CDS encoding phosphatidate cytidylyltransferase, with the protein MLKARVITAIIVILILVPAILWGGAPAVAALVALFSGIAAWELTRNLDDVKSPPGNHLTIVLALAVVVSFYYLPLRAVPAAIVFMPLTILLFHLFLYNLIQKTVPSAAEMTFVVGYAVIPLSHAILLARLDYGAAWVLFVLVVICLGDAGAYFAGKYYGKHKFSSNVSPSKTLEGLGGGIAGNFVGMLVMEVAAPGLPGVAILAQLTLILAVLSPLGDLCASALKRRLGIKDFGGVLPGHGGVMDRADSLIFGFPVVYYFIVGTGVVVLPL; encoded by the coding sequence ATGCTCAAAGCTCGTGTGATTACAGCGATAATCGTTATTCTTATTCTCGTTCCGGCGATCCTATGGGGAGGCGCTCCGGCGGTCGCTGCACTGGTGGCGCTTTTTTCCGGAATAGCTGCTTGGGAGTTGACGAGAAACCTGGACGACGTCAAGTCACCCCCGGGAAACCACCTGACGATAGTGCTTGCCCTTGCGGTAGTGGTTTCGTTCTACTATCTACCTCTCAGGGCGGTTCCAGCGGCAATCGTCTTCATGCCGTTGACTATCTTGCTGTTTCATCTCTTCCTCTATAACCTGATTCAAAAGACGGTTCCATCGGCTGCGGAGATGACCTTTGTGGTCGGCTATGCAGTCATTCCCTTGAGCCACGCAATCCTGCTTGCGAGATTGGATTACGGGGCGGCTTGGGTGCTTTTTGTGCTCGTGGTGATCTGTCTGGGAGATGCCGGAGCTTATTTTGCCGGGAAATACTACGGCAAACACAAGTTTTCCAGCAACGTGAGTCCCTCCAAAACGCTCGAAGGACTGGGCGGGGGAATAGCAGGAAACTTCGTCGGCATGCTCGTCATGGAAGTTGCAGCTCCGGGATTGCCGGGTGTTGCCATCTTGGCGCAACTGACCCTTATCCTGGCGGTGCTCAGCCCTCTGGGAGATTTATGTGCTTCCGCGCTTAAGCGCCGTTTGGGGATCAAGGATTTCGGCGGCGTTCTGCCCGGTCACGGCGGAGTCATGGATAGAGCCGACAGCCTGATTTTCGGCTTTCCCGTTGTCTACTATTTCATTGTGGGAACAGGAGTTGTGGTGCTTCCCTTATGA
- the dxr gene encoding 1-deoxy-D-xylulose-5-phosphate reductoisomerase, with product MKGLSILGSTGSIGIQTLDIVRLHPDRFKVCSLAAGSNIDLLEQQIREFHPALVSCASPQGAADLQKRLSKRDPRPTIVTNAEIAATAEGVDLVIGGLPGSAGLVPSFAAVRAGKDIALATKEVLVMAGDLFMRTAREMAVNVLPVDSEQSAIFQCLQGNGESEIRRILLTASGGPFRDMPVSDMAEVTAAQALQHPRWKMGPKVTVDSATLMNKGLEVLEARWLFDLKPSQIEVVIHPQSIVHSMVEFMDGSILAQLGATDMRIPISYAMAYPERIASGTEPLSFPNVRNLTFMEPDMEKFPLLKAAFDVLEKNDTAASIILNAADEVAVELFLAGKIPFLHIHKIVLDALDSIPTEKTNTLEEVMAFHEEVVGQVRDRCASLL from the coding sequence ATGAAAGGCCTTTCCATCCTGGGCTCTACCGGGTCCATAGGGATTCAAACACTCGATATCGTCAGATTGCATCCCGACCGCTTTAAAGTATGCTCACTTGCGGCCGGGAGCAATATCGACCTCCTCGAACAGCAGATCCGTGAATTTCATCCTGCTTTGGTTTCCTGTGCATCGCCTCAAGGAGCGGCTGATCTGCAGAAACGGCTGTCAAAACGCGATCCCCGACCGACCATAGTCACAAATGCAGAAATCGCAGCAACTGCCGAAGGTGTAGATCTCGTCATTGGCGGACTTCCCGGCAGTGCCGGGCTTGTCCCGAGCTTTGCTGCAGTGCGTGCCGGAAAAGATATCGCTCTTGCCACGAAAGAAGTCCTTGTCATGGCGGGGGACCTCTTCATGCGAACCGCCCGCGAGATGGCGGTGAACGTCCTGCCTGTGGACTCGGAACAATCCGCAATTTTTCAATGTTTGCAAGGAAATGGTGAGTCTGAAATCAGACGCATTCTCCTTACTGCATCCGGTGGGCCATTCCGGGACATGCCTGTTTCAGATATGGCTGAAGTTACCGCGGCTCAGGCGCTGCAACATCCCAGGTGGAAAATGGGACCCAAAGTCACCGTAGATTCTGCAACGCTCATGAACAAAGGTCTCGAGGTCCTTGAAGCACGGTGGCTGTTTGACCTGAAACCTTCTCAGATCGAGGTGGTGATTCATCCCCAAAGCATTGTTCATTCCATGGTGGAGTTCATGGACGGTTCGATCTTGGCGCAGCTCGGTGCGACAGATATGAGAATTCCCATTAGCTATGCAATGGCATATCCTGAAAGAATTGCATCGGGAACTGAACCGTTGAGCTTCCCAAACGTCCGGAACCTTACTTTCATGGAACCGGATATGGAAAAGTTCCCGCTCCTTAAAGCTGCTTTCGACGTGCTCGAAAAAAACGATACTGCAGCTTCCATCATTCTGAATGCTGCCGATGAAGTTGCAGTGGAACTGTTCCTCGCGGGCAAAATTCCCTTCCTCCACATCCACAAGATCGTTCTTGATGCACTCGATTCCATTCCCACCGAAAAAACGAACACGCTCGAGGAAGTAATGGCTTTTCATGAAGAAGTGGTGGGTCAGGTGCGAGACAGATGCGCCTCATTGCTGTAA
- a CDS encoding orotate phosphoribosyltransferase: MSWAQEKESFAREILSLLYEHRMIRTFYRDKPEGWKLISGLYSPLYIQFRPLISYPRVFETVCKGMVRMVQEEAPEITKVIGIAMAGVPLAAGMSLLGIPAGFTRKMEGVKSLEAFKKAITTYGEHALLEGELTSNDKVALVDDLVTRFDSKLVAMEQVKYEVRKKGLSDVVSNTVLVVLDREQGGKEAAEKEGIRLLSIVPFKTVGLPLLKGVMHPTEWDVINRYLEDSSPFQTEAEQKRIAAFSCYTDSRK, translated from the coding sequence ATGTCCTGGGCACAAGAAAAAGAAAGCTTTGCAAGAGAAATCCTGTCGCTCCTGTACGAACACCGTATGATCCGAACGTTCTACAGGGATAAACCAGAAGGGTGGAAGCTGATTTCAGGACTTTACAGCCCCTTGTACATCCAGTTCCGTCCCTTGATTTCATATCCGCGCGTGTTCGAAACCGTATGCAAGGGAATGGTTCGCATGGTGCAGGAGGAGGCTCCGGAAATCACCAAAGTGATCGGTATCGCTATGGCCGGTGTTCCCCTTGCGGCAGGTATGTCACTCCTGGGTATTCCTGCGGGATTCACTCGAAAAATGGAGGGGGTAAAGTCTTTAGAAGCATTCAAGAAAGCAATAACCACATACGGCGAGCACGCTCTTCTGGAAGGCGAACTCACGTCGAATGATAAAGTTGCCCTTGTGGACGATCTCGTAACCCGATTCGACAGCAAACTCGTGGCTATGGAACAGGTAAAATATGAGGTCCGAAAAAAGGGACTTTCAGATGTAGTGTCAAACACCGTTCTGGTAGTGCTCGATCGGGAACAGGGCGGCAAGGAAGCTGCAGAAAAGGAAGGAATCAGGCTCCTCAGCATCGTACCATTCAAAACAGTCGGATTGCCCTTGCTCAAAGGCGTAATGCATCCCACGGAATGGGATGTGATAAATCGCTATTTGGAGGATTCCAGTCCATTCCAGACAGAAGCCGAGCAGAAGCGAATCGCCGCATTTTCATGCTATACCGATTCTCGAAAGTAA
- a CDS encoding enoyl ACP reductase FabMG family protein: MLKGRNILLIGARAGGYGEGIARAAVAAGANVYGTTLTPSDPQEQNFFESLPAELIDIPLRFDSENRAGVLDTFKRIQEYLRDKGVQKLDAVIHTVAGGFPRQPSVMKAVADILRGKSTFSDMATCVKRNVFYVNAGSFEDTITGLSGISDTNTQYVALTYRGELPYFISQTKHYLERLAVRQAGKGIRTLIAALPEAWTQSSQFFAGIEIAVIHNYLSHLQGRDPGQEFSEPFQKMEKSLAALAGFPELLSELQEFIRDRWGDINAASNPAIVSERVERLFTELRHKGNFSVLRQSVEIISDFVRSASGMIVVRDFLEQKAYEPGDVRQVYYRDLLGSTSVEKAKPRVVPVRRVVVNRKWQEFDKEDVRSTLSMYGEKFLFLDSVIMEVGEVYTGFLGFAKFRVPTPDENPILKDHFIGMPLFGGHLQMEAVAQFGTFMILKVLKDKRLVPILTGTEFPDLNTMAPPGEVLKMMGTIHLAEKRNLVLEATIENRFARSKGIIRGMVVNQRVIRKMMSAFDSVEGDD, translated from the coding sequence ATGCTGAAAGGTAGGAATATCCTCCTTATAGGAGCGAGAGCAGGAGGCTACGGAGAAGGGATCGCCCGCGCAGCGGTAGCAGCCGGAGCGAACGTATACGGAACCACGCTTACACCCTCGGATCCGCAGGAACAGAATTTTTTCGAGTCCCTGCCGGCGGAGCTTATTGACATTCCCTTGCGATTCGATTCCGAAAACAGGGCTGGTGTTCTTGACACCTTCAAAAGGATTCAAGAATACCTGAGAGACAAAGGGGTTCAGAAGCTTGATGCTGTTATTCATACAGTAGCAGGCGGGTTTCCCAGACAACCTTCTGTCATGAAAGCAGTGGCAGACATTCTGCGCGGGAAATCCACTTTTTCGGATATGGCAACCTGCGTCAAACGAAATGTCTTCTATGTCAACGCTGGTTCATTCGAGGATACGATTACAGGGTTATCCGGGATTTCCGACACCAACACTCAATACGTGGCACTCACGTATCGTGGAGAACTCCCTTACTTCATCTCCCAGACAAAACACTATCTCGAGAGACTCGCAGTCCGGCAGGCCGGAAAGGGAATTCGCACACTGATTGCAGCTCTTCCGGAAGCATGGACCCAGTCTTCCCAATTCTTTGCGGGAATTGAAATCGCTGTCATCCACAATTACCTCTCGCATTTGCAGGGACGCGATCCAGGCCAGGAATTCTCTGAACCTTTTCAGAAGATGGAGAAATCTCTTGCGGCTCTGGCGGGATTCCCGGAATTGCTCTCGGAATTGCAGGAGTTTATACGCGATCGCTGGGGAGATATAAATGCAGCATCGAATCCCGCTATTGTTTCGGAAAGGGTCGAACGTCTCTTCACGGAACTGCGACACAAAGGGAACTTTTCTGTTCTTCGCCAGTCGGTCGAAATCATATCGGATTTCGTAAGATCCGCATCCGGCATGATCGTGGTAAGGGATTTCCTGGAACAGAAGGCCTATGAACCTGGGGACGTAAGGCAGGTATATTATCGCGATTTGTTAGGCTCTACTTCGGTTGAAAAAGCGAAACCTCGCGTCGTCCCGGTGAGAAGAGTAGTGGTCAATCGCAAGTGGCAGGAATTCGATAAAGAGGACGTGCGCTCCACCCTCAGCATGTACGGGGAGAAATTTCTCTTTCTCGATTCCGTCATCATGGAAGTGGGAGAAGTGTACACCGGATTTTTGGGGTTCGCGAAATTTAGAGTGCCAACCCCCGACGAAAATCCTATCCTCAAGGATCACTTCATAGGAATGCCGTTGTTTGGGGGGCATCTCCAGATGGAGGCCGTGGCTCAGTTCGGCACTTTTATGATTCTGAAAGTGCTCAAGGACAAAAGACTGGTACCTATACTGACGGGAACCGAATTCCCCGATCTGAATACTATGGCGCCGCCGGGCGAGGTGCTCAAGATGATGGGCACCATTCACCTTGCGGAAAAAAGAAATCTCGTACTTGAGGCCACCATAGAGAACCGCTTTGCTCGCTCGAAGGGGATAATCAGAGGAATGGTTGTCAACCAGCGGGTGATCCGGAAGATGATGTCAGCGTTCGACTCTGTGGAGGGCGACGATTGA
- a CDS encoding DHH family phosphoesterase has translation MTPTQTRASGIANSLKWDLAKSVAKLNQLSEVLAPVKGRRMLVLCHNNPDPDSIGGAYAFSFLLAKKFGIRSVLGYGGVVTRAENKAMIHRLRIKMMQLTKVDPSKYGGIALIDAQPGTGNNLMDARKPSPLIVVDHHPLRQTTLKAPFHDIRTRYGATSTIITEYLVAAGLIPLRSVANALLYGIKADTNSLTRAAAKVDFTAFNYLSPLTNHRIIGLIERPALSSEYFEDLYNGISKTIIYRDVAISDLGEIHSEAIVPELADLLLRTEGVSWSFCIGKMDKLLILSMRSTTRTHKAGYVLRRLVAGQGSAGGHREMAGGQVPLTGKSPQEKKELPSKLIASFLKLIKRERCQPKPFVHTDAKCKAAE, from the coding sequence TTGACGCCAACTCAAACACGGGCTAGCGGAATTGCCAATTCTCTCAAATGGGATTTGGCGAAATCCGTTGCCAAGCTCAATCAACTGTCCGAAGTGCTTGCCCCTGTCAAAGGGCGGCGTATGCTTGTTCTTTGCCATAACAACCCTGATCCTGATTCCATCGGGGGTGCTTATGCTTTCAGTTTTCTCCTGGCAAAGAAATTTGGAATTCGCTCGGTTCTGGGTTACGGTGGAGTAGTCACGCGGGCTGAAAACAAGGCCATGATCCATCGTCTGCGCATCAAAATGATGCAGTTGACCAAGGTCGACCCGTCTAAATATGGCGGAATAGCACTTATTGACGCTCAACCCGGTACCGGGAACAATTTAATGGATGCTCGGAAACCTTCTCCGCTCATCGTGGTCGATCACCATCCATTACGGCAGACAACACTGAAAGCGCCGTTTCATGATATTCGCACGCGGTACGGAGCCACATCCACCATCATTACCGAGTATCTTGTTGCCGCGGGATTAATCCCGTTGCGTTCCGTCGCGAATGCTCTTCTGTACGGCATAAAGGCCGATACGAATTCTCTCACCAGAGCAGCCGCCAAAGTCGACTTCACCGCGTTCAACTATCTATCGCCACTTACAAATCATCGCATCATAGGTCTGATCGAGAGGCCCGCGTTATCATCGGAATATTTTGAGGATCTGTACAATGGTATATCCAAAACAATTATATATCGTGACGTGGCCATATCCGATTTAGGGGAGATTCATTCCGAAGCCATTGTGCCGGAATTGGCCGATCTGCTCCTGCGGACGGAAGGCGTGAGTTGGTCGTTCTGCATAGGAAAAATGGATAAGCTCCTCATTCTTTCCATGCGATCCACTACTCGGACTCATAAAGCCGGATACGTGCTAAGACGACTTGTTGCCGGCCAGGGATCGGCAGGTGGGCACAGAGAAATGGCAGGCGGCCAGGTCCCTCTCACAGGGAAATCCCCGCAGGAAAAGAAGGAGCTTCCCTCGAAGCTCATCGCGAGTTTCTTGAAACTCATCAAGAGGGAGCGCTGTCAGCCCAAGCCTTTCGTTCACACGGATGCCAAATGCAAAGCGGCAGAATAG
- a CDS encoding 2-hydroxyacid dehydrogenase → MKILFCGTTFPRAPELLALLLPEDQIVNCHSEHVKELGLGVDVIIPLMHRLEPELIERTSARLIHQWGVGLEGVDIPAATARGILVCNVPGDVTVNADSTAEHALLLMLGLSRRIHECFEAFQKGLWGAPVGDILMGRTALIVGLGRVGKALASRLNALGMRVEAIRRTPDPDAEAACGVVRAGSLSDFYKFAQHADFVVSTVSLTDQTRDLFSEPLFTAMKPTAYVINVSRGPVVNEKDLLRALQDKRIAGAGLDVYAQEPVNQANPLLSMPNVFATPHVAGATELNYKGVGKVVAGNILAFKSGKVPQYCVNRGILEQREQKNDTSEKN, encoded by the coding sequence ATGAAAATCCTTTTCTGCGGCACTACTTTCCCAAGAGCCCCTGAACTGCTTGCATTGCTTTTGCCGGAAGATCAGATAGTTAACTGTCATTCCGAACACGTAAAAGAACTCGGACTCGGCGTGGATGTGATCATCCCGCTTATGCACAGGCTCGAGCCGGAGTTGATCGAGAGGACATCGGCCAGGCTCATTCATCAATGGGGTGTTGGATTGGAGGGAGTTGACATTCCTGCAGCGACTGCTAGGGGAATACTCGTCTGCAACGTCCCCGGCGATGTGACGGTAAATGCGGACTCCACGGCCGAACACGCATTGCTCTTGATGCTCGGACTCTCGCGACGAATACACGAATGTTTCGAAGCATTCCAGAAAGGACTCTGGGGGGCACCTGTCGGTGATATCCTCATGGGACGGACTGCGTTGATCGTGGGGTTGGGAAGAGTAGGCAAGGCGCTTGCCTCTCGGCTGAATGCGCTCGGCATGAGAGTTGAAGCGATCCGCCGGACTCCCGACCCGGATGCGGAAGCAGCATGCGGCGTAGTCAGAGCAGGCAGCTTGTCCGACTTCTACAAATTTGCTCAACATGCCGATTTCGTTGTCTCTACGGTTTCTCTGACCGATCAAACGAGAGATCTGTTTTCCGAACCTCTCTTTACTGCCATGAAACCCACTGCATACGTGATCAATGTCTCCCGGGGACCTGTGGTGAATGAAAAAGACCTATTGCGTGCCCTTCAGGATAAGAGAATCGCTGGGGCAGGCTTGGATGTCTACGCACAAGAGCCGGTAAATCAGGCAAATCCGCTTCTTTCTATGCCGAACGTGTTTGCCACTCCCCATGTAGCAGGAGCAACAGAACTCAATTACAAAGGTGTGGGAAAAGTCGTTGCAGGCAATATTCTGGCGTTCAAGTCCGGGAAAGTGCCTCAGTATTGCGTGAATCGTGGAATACTTGAACAGCGCGAGCAGAAAAACGATACATCAGAAAAAAACTGA
- the glyS gene encoding glycine--tRNA ligase subunit beta, whose product MKGEFLLEIGTEEIPASFIPPATQSFCELFGRLLDNARISYSSQEWYATPRRLIFRALDVAPVQSSVEIEKTGPAKSAAFDEHGNPTKAAEGFARSQGVNVKDLLIVSTSKGEQVAVRKREEGRPTVEVLSEELPVLLEKISFPKTMRWMGLDVRFARPVHWIVALFEGQVIPFSFGNIQTGNSTRGHRFTNPGNFAVSGFDQFRDSLENHGVVIDPGRRRSEISRLVQELAASKGLKVFEEPDLLDEITYLVESPYPVMGEFSADFLELPASILITCMKKHQRYFSVQDDGGRITNRFIAVNNTPVQDPQMSLRGHQRVLKARLEDARFYFREDRKVPLMERLEALKGVVFHSKLGTAHEKVERFTELAMMLAKKLAPDKVDVVKHASLLCKCDLETGIVYEFPELQGIIGSYYAKMDGEPEEVSTAVREHYLPAFAGDSLPKGIVGSLVSIADRMDTIAGCFSVGLIPTGAADPYGLRRNALGIIQILMNLDRPVDLPWLIREAVKLIGDKRTRGLSEVEADVLEFFRTRFVNFHTSREFSLDVVEAVVRARFDDVVDARRRVEALNQWKMRPDFDSIMIGFKRVVNILKNVEPTECSPDLFQEESEKQLFSKFQEVAAQSAPLIDSGNYAKALELMTELKAPIDTLFDKVMVMVEDEQLRNNRLGLLRKIADFFIQIADFSFIGSTAK is encoded by the coding sequence ATGAAGGGCGAATTTCTCCTGGAAATAGGAACCGAAGAGATCCCCGCGAGCTTCATTCCACCGGCCACTCAGTCCTTTTGTGAGCTTTTCGGGAGGCTCCTGGATAATGCACGTATTTCGTACAGTTCACAGGAATGGTACGCCACTCCCAGACGGCTCATTTTCAGAGCCCTGGATGTCGCCCCGGTGCAATCCTCTGTGGAAATAGAAAAGACCGGTCCGGCAAAATCTGCGGCATTCGATGAGCACGGAAATCCTACCAAAGCTGCAGAAGGGTTTGCCAGAAGCCAGGGTGTAAACGTGAAAGACCTGCTGATTGTGAGCACCTCGAAGGGCGAGCAGGTGGCAGTCCGCAAGAGAGAAGAAGGACGTCCCACGGTTGAGGTGCTCTCGGAAGAGCTTCCTGTTCTGTTGGAAAAGATCAGCTTTCCCAAGACCATGCGTTGGATGGGACTGGACGTCAGGTTCGCCCGTCCCGTTCACTGGATTGTCGCTCTTTTCGAGGGACAGGTCATTCCGTTCAGTTTCGGAAACATTCAAACCGGAAACAGCACCCGAGGCCACAGGTTCACCAATCCGGGAAATTTCGCGGTTTCAGGGTTCGACCAGTTCCGCGATTCCCTCGAGAATCACGGAGTCGTTATCGATCCAGGGCGGAGGCGTTCGGAAATTTCGCGGCTCGTGCAAGAGCTTGCAGCGTCGAAAGGTCTGAAAGTATTCGAGGAACCGGATCTTCTGGATGAAATAACGTATCTCGTGGAAAGCCCGTACCCTGTCATGGGAGAATTCTCCGCGGATTTCCTGGAACTCCCGGCTTCGATCCTCATCACCTGCATGAAAAAACACCAGCGATACTTTTCCGTGCAGGACGACGGCGGGCGCATCACGAACCGTTTCATTGCAGTCAATAATACTCCTGTCCAGGATCCGCAGATGTCTTTGCGCGGTCATCAGAGAGTGCTGAAAGCGCGGCTGGAAGATGCACGCTTTTATTTCCGTGAGGATCGAAAAGTTCCTCTCATGGAACGATTAGAGGCACTCAAGGGTGTGGTGTTCCACTCGAAATTAGGAACAGCGCACGAGAAAGTGGAAAGATTTACAGAGCTTGCAATGATGCTGGCGAAAAAGCTTGCTCCGGACAAAGTGGACGTGGTGAAGCACGCGTCTCTCTTATGCAAGTGTGACCTGGAAACGGGTATTGTCTATGAATTTCCTGAGCTGCAGGGAATTATCGGAAGCTACTACGCGAAAATGGACGGGGAGCCTGAAGAAGTATCAACTGCAGTGCGAGAACACTATCTTCCTGCATTTGCGGGAGACAGTCTTCCCAAAGGGATCGTTGGCTCACTCGTTTCCATCGCAGACAGAATGGACACGATCGCAGGCTGTTTCAGCGTAGGTTTGATTCCAACCGGAGCTGCAGACCCGTACGGGTTGCGGCGCAATGCGCTTGGGATCATCCAGATCCTGATGAATCTCGACAGGCCCGTGGACCTTCCCTGGCTCATCAGGGAGGCAGTGAAGCTCATCGGTGATAAGCGAACCAGAGGTCTATCGGAAGTGGAAGCTGACGTGCTTGAATTTTTCCGCACCAGGTTTGTCAATTTCCATACATCCCGGGAGTTTTCTCTCGATGTGGTCGAAGCAGTGGTGCGGGCTCGGTTTGATGATGTCGTGGACGCTCGTCGCCGGGTAGAAGCTTTGAATCAGTGGAAAATGCGACCGGATTTCGACTCCATCATGATCGGATTCAAACGGGTGGTGAACATACTGAAAAATGTGGAGCCTACAGAGTGTTCTCCCGATTTGTTCCAGGAAGAATCTGAGAAACAGCTTTTTTCAAAATTTCAGGAAGTTGCCGCACAATCAGCTCCGCTCATCGATTCCGGCAATTACGCCAAAGCGCTGGAACTGATGACTGAACTGAAAGCACCGATAGACACTTTGTTCGATAAAGTCATGGTGATGGTGGAAGACGAACAGTTGAGAAACAACCGCCTCGGGCTGCTGCGGAAGATAGCGGATTTCTTCATCCAAATCGCAGATTTTTCGTTTATCGGATCGACGGCAAAATAG